A window from Urocitellus parryii isolate mUroPar1 chromosome 1, mUroPar1.hap1, whole genome shotgun sequence encodes these proteins:
- the Slc1a3 gene encoding excitatory amino acid transporter 1 isoform X2 encodes MAALDSKASGKMGMRAVVYYMTTTIIAVVIGIIIVIIIHPGKGTKENMYREGKIVQVTAADAFLDLIRNMFPPNLVEACFKQFKTNYEKRSFKVPIQSNESLVSAVINNVSEAMETLSRITEEMVPVPGSVNGVNALGLVVFSMCFGFVIGNMKEQGQALKDFFDSLNEAIMRLVAVIMWYAPLGILFLIAGKIVEMEDMGVIGGQLAMYTVTVIVGLLIHAVIVLPLLYFLVTRKNPWVFIGGLLQALITALGTSSSSATLPITFKCLEENNGVDKRITRFVLPVGATINMDGTALYEALAAIFIAQVNNFDLNFGQIITISITATAASIGAAGIPQAGLVTMVIVLTSVGLPTDDITLIIAVDWFLDRLRTTTNVLGDSLGAGIVEHLSRHELKNQDVEMGNSVIEENEMKKPYQLIAQDNDTEKPIDSESKM; translated from the exons ATGGCCGCCCTAGATAGTAAGGCATCAGGGAAGATGGGCATGCGAGCTGTAGTCTATTACATGACGACCACCATCATTGCTGTGGTGATTGGCAtaatcattgtcatcatcatccaCCCTGGGAAGGGCACAAAGGAAAACATGTACAGAGAAGGCAAAATTGTACAAGTGACCGCTGCAGATGCCTTCCTGGATCTAATCAG GAATATGTTCCCTCCAAATCTGGTGGAAGCCTGCTTTAAACAG tttaaaaccaACTATGAGAAGAGAAGCTTTAAAGTGCCCATTCAGTCCAACGAAAGCCTCGTGAGTGCCGTGATAAACAATGTGTCAGAGGCCATGGAGACCCTTTCCCGGATCACAGAGGAGATGGTCCCAGTTCCGGGATCTGTGAATGGGGTCAATGCCCTGGGGCTAGTTGTCTTCTCCATGTGTTTCGGTTTTGTGATTGGAAACATGAAGGAACAGGGGCAAGCCCTGAAAGACTTCTTTGATTCTCTTAACGAAGCCATCATGAGATTGGTAGCAGTGATAATGTG GTACGCCCCGCTGGGTATCCTCTTCCTGATCGCAGGGAAGATTGTGGAGATGGAAGACATGGGGGTGATCGGGGGGCAGCTGGCCATGTATACGGTGACGGTCATCGTCGGCCTGCTCATTCATGCCGTCATcgtccttcctctcctctacttcCTGGTCACCCGGAAGAACCCTTGGGTTTTCATTGGAGGGTTGCTGCAGGCGCTCATCACAGCTCTGGGAACCTCTTCAAG TTCTGCCACCCTGCCCATCACCTTCAAGTGCCTGGAAGAGAACAATGGTGTGGACAAACGCATCACCAGATTCGTGCTCCCTGTGGGGGCCACCATTAACATGGACGGGACCGCCCTCTATGAAGCTTTGGCTGCTATTTTCATCGCTCAAGTTAACAACTTTGACCTGAACTTCGGACAGATTATTACAATCAG CATCACAGCCACAGCTGCGAGCATCGGGGCGGCTGGGATTCCTCAGGCTGGCCTGGTCACCATGGTCATTGTGCTGACATCTGTGGGCCTGCCCACTGACGACATCACGCTCATCATCGCAGTGGACTGGTTCCT GGACCGCCTCCGGACCACCACCAACGTGCTGGGTGACTCCCTGGGAGCTGGAATTGTTGAGCACTTGTCAAGACATGAGCTGAAGAACCAAGATGTTGAAATGGGTAACTCAGTGATCGAAGAGAATGAAATGAAGAAACCATACCAGCTGATTGCCCAGGACAATGACACTGAGAAACCCATCGACAGTGAAAGCAAGATGTAG